A stretch of the Candidatus Beckwithbacteria bacterium genome encodes the following:
- the trxA gene encoding thioredoxin yields MAAPHFTKTDFDEKVLKADKPAVIDFYAQWCGPCQMAAPIIDKLADELGNKVVIGKVDVDEAQELAMQYGVMSIPTMIVFKDGKEVDRKVGFPGEAGLRAMIEDLAK; encoded by the coding sequence ATGGCAGCACCTCATTTTACCAAAACAGATTTTGATGAAAAAGTTTTAAAAGCCGATAAACCGGCGGTCATTGATTTTTATGCTCAGTGGTGTGGTCCTTGCCAAATGGCTGCTCCTATTATTGACAAATTGGCTGATGAGCTGGGTAATAAGGTTGTGATTGGTAAGGTTGATGTTGACGAAGCTCAGGAGCTAGCTATGCAATATGGAGTGATGAGTATTCCAACCATGATTGTGTTTAAAGATGGCAAGGAAGTAGATCGCAAAGTTGGATTTCCAGGAGAAGCCGGTTTACGAGCTATGATAGAAGATTTAGCTAAGTAA
- a CDS encoding metal-sensitive transcriptional regulator: MLQSGKHKSEKELLLDRIRRAKGQVEGIEKMIEEDKGCVETINQIMAVRAALTKIATKILAQESCKIQCQRDQTNFEDIVNKLLNFK, encoded by the coding sequence ATGTTACAAAGTGGCAAACACAAATCCGAGAAAGAGTTATTATTGGATCGAATCAGGCGGGCTAAAGGTCAAGTAGAAGGTATTGAGAAAATGATTGAGGAAGATAAAGGTTGTGTTGAAACAATCAATCAAATTATGGCAGTTCGAGCTGCTTTGACCAAAATAGCAACTAAAATTTTAGCTCAAGAATCTTGCAAAATTCAGTGTCAGCGCGATCAAACTAATTTTGAAGATATTGTTAATAAGTTATTAAATTTTAAATAA
- the pyrH gene encoding UMP kinase, translating to MTHDFTFKRVMIKLTGESFNQANEKGLNFDVVDAVSRGLLEMRERTGYEMAIVVGGGNLYRGREANTQVDKATADYIGMLATIMNGLALEESINRLDKKRTAILMTAIQMNAVAETFYRKTALARLEKNRIVILAGGTSSPFFTTDSAAALRAAELNCNIILKCSTTDGVYTSDPDQNSEAQKYKYLNYQTALEKHLKVMDSNAFAICQNEKIPILVFKAEDLGRVLGGEKLGTMVADVPDEMF from the coding sequence ATGACTCATGATTTTACCTTCAAACGCGTCATGATTAAGCTAACTGGCGAATCATTTAATCAAGCCAATGAAAAGGGACTCAATTTTGATGTAGTGGATGCTGTGTCTCGGGGTCTATTGGAAATGCGAGAGCGGACTGGGTACGAAATGGCGATCGTGGTTGGAGGTGGTAATTTGTATCGGGGTCGAGAAGCAAATACGCAAGTAGATAAAGCTACAGCTGATTATATTGGCATGTTAGCCACCATCATGAATGGTCTAGCTTTGGAAGAATCCATTAATCGACTGGATAAAAAACGCACCGCTATCTTAATGACTGCTATTCAAATGAATGCCGTTGCTGAGACGTTTTACCGCAAAACCGCACTCGCCCGCTTAGAAAAAAACAGAATTGTGATTTTAGCAGGCGGAACTAGCAGCCCCTTTTTTACTACCGATTCAGCAGCCGCTTTACGAGCAGCTGAACTTAATTGCAATATTATTTTAAAATGTAGTACCACTGATGGAGTTTATACTAGTGATCCTGATCAAAATAGTGAAGCCCAAAAATATAAATATCTCAACTATCAAACCGCTTTAGAAAAGCATCTCAAAGTCATGGATAGCAACGCTTTTGCTATTTGCCAAAATGAAAAAATCCCCATTTTAGTTTTTAAGGCTGAAGATCTGGGTCGGGTTTTGGGTGGTGAAAAACTAGGCACCATGGTTGCTGATGTGCCCGACGAGATGTTTTAG
- the lgt gene encoding prolipoprotein diacylglyceryl transferase, with protein MVLHIYGLLIGLGIWLGIELAGKVQKQLTTFHKTYQHISLDQLLLWLAIPAVVGARVYHVIDYWVYYQEDLAKILYLWQGGLGIFGAIFGGLLGLLLYLWYSKQISLFLYSSDILVFALPLAQAVGRLGNFYNQELFGPPSTLPWAIFIPLAKRPVELINFTHFHPLFAYEALLNLVLLGVLWWQSKYKHKIGFFTAIYFFGYGLIRFSLEFLRLDPWRLGVLTTGQWMSLVFIASGIVLLWRRR; from the coding sequence ATGGTATTGCATATATATGGGTTGTTAATTGGCTTGGGTATTTGGCTGGGAATAGAATTAGCTGGGAAGGTACAAAAACAACTTACGACTTTTCATAAAACATACCAACACATTTCTTTGGATCAACTGCTGCTTTGGCTAGCTATTCCGGCTGTAGTTGGAGCTAGAGTTTACCATGTAATTGATTATTGGGTCTATTATCAAGAAGATCTTGCTAAAATTTTATATCTTTGGCAGGGGGGGCTAGGGATTTTTGGGGCAATTTTTGGTGGGTTATTGGGGCTACTTTTGTATCTTTGGTATAGTAAGCAAATTTCTCTATTTTTATATAGTAGCGATATTTTGGTTTTTGCTTTGCCTTTAGCCCAAGCTGTGGGTCGCTTGGGCAACTTTTATAATCAAGAACTCTTTGGCCCACCCAGTACTTTACCTTGGGCTATTTTTATTCCCCTGGCCAAGCGTCCAGTTGAGTTAATCAATTTTACCCACTTTCACCCCTTATTTGCTTATGAAGCTTTATTAAACCTTGTTCTGCTGGGCGTTTTATGGTGGCAGAGTAAATACAAGCACAAGATAGGTTTTTTTACTGCTATATATTTTTTTGGTTATGGTCTAATTAGATTTAGCTTGGAGTTTTTACGCCTTGATCCGTGGCGCTTGGGGGTTTTGACTACTGGCCAATGGATGAGTCTTGTTTTTATTGCCAGTGGAATTGTTCTCTTGTGGAGAAGGAGATAG
- a CDS encoding aminoacyl-tRNA hydrolase → MKLVVGLGNPEPKHRYNRHNIGFIFVDFLQEKIDPKARFCHEEKFKSLVCQLKYNADDLLLVKPQTYMNNSGIAVKALIDFYKLKPHQDLLLIHDDLDIAFGHYKLSHNKGPKQHNGVNNIVDQLHTSDFCRLRLGIAGLGYQSIKQQGLSLADNYVLKDFSQTEMAQLPALFATALEKTQEVHCL, encoded by the coding sequence ATGAAACTAGTAGTTGGTTTAGGTAATCCGGAACCAAAACACCGCTATAACCGTCATAATATTGGCTTTATCTTTGTGGATTTTTTGCAAGAAAAAATTGACCCCAAAGCTCGTTTTTGCCATGAAGAAAAATTCAAAAGCTTGGTTTGTCAGTTAAAATATAATGCCGATGATCTACTTCTGGTTAAGCCACAAACATACATGAATAATTCAGGTATAGCTGTAAAAGCTTTGATAGATTTTTATAAGCTTAAACCTCATCAGGATTTACTACTTATTCACGATGACTTAGACATAGCTTTTGGCCACTATAAACTAAGCCATAATAAAGGACCTAAACAACACAACGGGGTAAACAATATTGTTGACCAGCTTCATACTTCAGACTTTTGTCGATTACGTTTAGGTATTGCTGGTTTAGGCTATCAAAGCATAAAACAACAGGGTTTAAGTTTGGCTGATAATTATGTTTTAAAAGATTTTAGCCAGACCGAAATGGCACAATTACCAGCTTTATTTGCCACTGCTTTAGAAAAAACCCAAGAAGTCCATTGTCTATGA
- a CDS encoding phosphoribosyltransferase, with the protein MFVSRTQAGQQLAQKLKLVLQDFTGSEVIVLSIPRGGVVVGRELATALACQHDIIVTRKLQSSGDRELALGAVGSLKGSLYLNEKLLSDLHINHSYLEKEIARQQQEIDRRTSLYRQNQATLSLAGKTVIIADDGAATGATIIAAAREVWEQNPHQVLIAVPVLPLDTLQLLEKEVDAVYYLEVPQQFFAVGQFYQEFPQVSDEEVAEILCEKI; encoded by the coding sequence ATGTTTGTAAGTAGAACTCAAGCTGGTCAACAACTGGCTCAAAAACTAAAATTAGTTTTGCAAGATTTTACTGGTAGTGAGGTGATCGTCTTAAGTATCCCCAGAGGGGGAGTGGTAGTAGGACGGGAACTGGCTACAGCTTTAGCTTGTCAGCACGATATTATTGTAACCAGAAAACTACAATCTTCCGGTGATCGCGAATTAGCATTGGGAGCAGTTGGAAGTTTAAAAGGAAGCTTATATCTCAATGAAAAGCTTCTAAGTGACTTACACATCAATCATAGCTATTTGGAAAAAGAAATAGCTAGGCAACAGCAGGAAATTGATAGGCGCACCAGTTTGTATCGCCAGAATCAAGCAACTCTGAGTTTGGCTGGCAAAACAGTGATTATTGCTGATGATGGGGCAGCTACGGGAGCAACTATTATTGCTGCAGCCCGAGAGGTTTGGGAGCAAAATCCTCACCAGGTTTTGATTGCGGTACCAGTTTTACCTTTAGACACCTTACAACTACTGGAAAAAGAAGTTGATGCAGTTTACTATTTGGAAGTGCCGCAACAGTTTTTTGCAGTTGGTCAGTTTTATCAGGAATTTCCACAAGTATCTGATGAAGAAGTTGCTGAGATATTGTGTGAGAAAATATAA